In the Chryseobacterium sp. MYb264 genome, one interval contains:
- a CDS encoding 2Fe-2S iron-sulfur cluster-binding protein, giving the protein MKKFWTIGLLSALTVFNSCSNNENIAQENDFEKVEQLLKMKKPFSQNQRNKLIVKYGSAENFYNEIIKRKSFIADTKIKKTQSKLTPYVFKVKLIMPDGDHTIDCDESTYIYDQANISGIDLPICDRAGSSSSCVAKLVEGDVDNTLNNFLSDGQLQLGYRLLCVAYALSDCTLETHKEETLPDV; this is encoded by the coding sequence ATGAAAAAGTTTTGGACTATTGGGCTATTATCTGCCCTTACAGTTTTTAACAGTTGCAGCAATAATGAGAACATTGCTCAGGAAAATGATTTTGAAAAAGTTGAACAACTTTTAAAAATGAAAAAACCTTTCTCACAAAATCAAAGAAACAAACTTATTGTAAAGTACGGAAGTGCTGAGAATTTCTATAACGAAATAATAAAAAGAAAATCATTTATCGCTGATACCAAAATCAAGAAAACCCAAAGTAAATTAACTCCTTATGTCTTCAAGGTTAAGCTAATTATGCCTGATGGTGATCACACGATTGATTGTGATGAAAGTACTTATATTTATGATCAGGCAAATATTTCAGGAATTGATTTACCAATTTGTGACAGAGCTGGGTCTAGTAGTTCTTGCGTAGCAAAGCTTGTAGAAGGTGATGTTGATAATACCTTAAATAATTTCTTATCAGATGGACAGTTACAATTAGGATACAGATTACTATGTGTAGCATATGCATTAAGTGATTGTACATTAGAAACGCATAAAGAAGAAACATTACCTGATGTTTAA
- a CDS encoding RagB/SusD family nutrient uptake outer membrane protein gives MKKIIILSFVLLSAVSCSDFLEHEPVESISINTQLSTKKGMLQALNGVYYEIRATYFSEVNYTYGDLLGGNLKFSPRSSGSISIAANVQNIYQFDDDTSDSDLSGFYGNCYDVISNINLIIQYVDDLPDATTVEINEIKAEALALRAFTHFQLYKYYAQNYTYTSDASHLGIVYNTAPLKVGTDYPSRKTVAETFVLLEDDINKALAFVQPDQAITSGETVNFINPTAVKTIAAEIALWKNDWQKAYDYSNDIIKNSGISLTPKNELVSNWATSERIWEIGKTVNASPLQSLYNIGLTTYANYVASDDIYTIYTSDDLRKNLFEAKSIKTGTTMVPYNFTKKYTGTTSNLVYRLSLLYFIRAEAALHLGNTSQALADINTVRNRAGLAALNSISIDVLLEEKRKEFVFENQYFFDLMRNHKNIIRNNGCISNNCNPTYPSNKFVAPIPYKSLNINSNMQQNPGY, from the coding sequence ATGAAAAAAATAATCATCCTGTCGTTTGTATTATTATCTGCTGTTTCCTGTAGTGATTTTTTGGAACATGAACCAGTGGAATCCATCTCTATCAATACTCAGCTTTCTACAAAAAAAGGAATGCTGCAAGCATTAAATGGAGTGTATTATGAGATAAGAGCTACTTATTTTTCAGAAGTTAATTATACATACGGAGATCTTTTAGGAGGTAATTTAAAATTTTCTCCCAGATCTTCAGGGTCAATATCTATCGCTGCAAATGTTCAGAATATCTATCAGTTTGATGATGATACTTCGGATAGTGATTTATCGGGATTTTATGGAAATTGTTATGATGTTATTAGTAATATTAATCTCATTATTCAATATGTAGATGATCTTCCGGATGCCACAACAGTTGAAATTAACGAGATAAAAGCTGAAGCATTAGCGTTGCGAGCTTTTACACATTTTCAATTATATAAGTATTATGCTCAGAATTATACTTATACTTCAGACGCTTCTCACTTAGGAATTGTTTATAATACTGCACCTCTGAAAGTAGGAACAGATTATCCATCAAGAAAAACAGTCGCCGAGACTTTTGTCTTACTGGAGGATGACATAAATAAGGCATTGGCTTTTGTTCAGCCTGACCAAGCAATTACTTCGGGAGAGACCGTAAACTTCATTAATCCTACTGCTGTAAAAACAATTGCTGCTGAAATTGCATTATGGAAAAACGACTGGCAGAAAGCTTATGATTACAGTAATGATATTATTAAAAATTCAGGAATAAGCTTGACTCCTAAAAATGAACTTGTGTCCAATTGGGCTACATCGGAAAGAATTTGGGAAATTGGAAAAACAGTGAATGCATCTCCTCTTCAAAGTCTCTACAATATTGGTTTAACAACTTATGCCAATTATGTTGCTTCTGATGATATTTATACTATATACACTTCCGATGATCTCAGAAAAAATCTTTTTGAAGCTAAAAGTATAAAGACGGGTACCACAATGGTTCCTTACAACTTTACAAAAAAATATACAGGAACTACGAGTAATCTGGTGTATCGATTAAGTTTACTTTATTTCATCCGTGCAGAGGCTGCTTTACATCTAGGAAATACTTCTCAGGCTTTAGCAGATATCAATACTGTTAGAAATCGTGCAGGATTAGCAGCTTTAAATTCAATTTCGATTGATGTTTTACTGGAAGAAAAAAGAAAAGAATTTGTCTTTGAAAATCAATACTTCTTTGATTTAATGAGAAATCATAAAAATATTATAAGAAACAACGGATGTATTTCCAATAATTGCAATCCGACTTATCCAAGCAATAAATTTGTGGCTCCGATTCCTTATAAATCACTGAATATAAACAGCAACATGCAGCAAAACCCAGGATATTAG
- a CDS encoding IS5 family transposase: MLGKIREDLQQNLFKTRLTELINMEHPVVKLAGEISWDKMESEFEKLFSENGRPSIAIRKIAGMLLLKEMFKESDESVIERWIENAYWQYFTGETFFQTEQPFDPSNFVHFRKRIGDKGLEFLLGQSVSLHPKAKTEDEVQVDTTVQEKNITFPTDAKLAKKVIDNCRKIAEKESVVQRQSYRRVSKQLLRDAFFGHHPRRQKKAKMARKKLRTIGKRVLRELERKLPKDVLKGYEDVFKIYLKALTQERTTKDKIYSLHEPQVACIAKGKSGKAYEFGTKVAVVRGRKTGIISSVKRFSGNPHDSKTLEESLAQSERVRKSVGGTRPTKATTDRGFKGIKEVEGTAILLPAKKEKTKYGQQVARLRFRARAAIEPCISHLKRNHSLGLNFLKGVAGDINNALLAGIGYNLKMRLNQIKQQILLWLELVLRIFLGKYNFQSQKTAF; this comes from the coding sequence ATGTTAGGCAAAATAAGAGAGGATTTACAGCAGAATTTATTCAAGACCAGGCTTACGGAGCTTATTAATATGGAGCATCCGGTGGTAAAATTAGCTGGGGAGATTTCCTGGGATAAAATGGAGTCAGAGTTTGAGAAATTATTTTCAGAAAACGGAAGACCTTCTATTGCTATCCGTAAAATAGCAGGAATGCTTTTGCTCAAGGAAATGTTTAAAGAAAGTGATGAAAGTGTAATAGAGAGATGGATTGAGAATGCGTATTGGCAATATTTTACCGGAGAAACCTTTTTCCAGACAGAGCAGCCTTTCGATCCGAGCAATTTTGTACACTTCAGAAAAAGAATTGGAGATAAGGGTTTGGAATTTCTTTTGGGACAAAGCGTTTCTCTCCATCCCAAAGCCAAAACAGAAGATGAAGTTCAGGTAGATACGACGGTTCAGGAGAAGAACATTACCTTTCCTACCGATGCCAAATTAGCAAAAAAAGTAATCGACAATTGTAGAAAAATAGCAGAAAAAGAGAGCGTTGTACAAAGACAAAGCTACAGAAGAGTGAGCAAACAATTATTGCGGGACGCTTTTTTTGGACATCATCCCAGAAGACAGAAGAAGGCAAAAATGGCGAGGAAAAAGCTCAGGACGATTGGTAAAAGAGTTCTTCGGGAATTGGAAAGAAAACTTCCTAAAGATGTTTTGAAAGGCTACGAAGACGTTTTTAAAATTTACCTTAAAGCACTCACCCAAGAACGTACCACGAAAGATAAAATTTACAGTCTTCACGAGCCACAAGTTGCGTGTATTGCGAAAGGAAAATCGGGAAAAGCATACGAGTTTGGGACAAAAGTAGCAGTAGTAAGAGGTCGGAAAACAGGGATCATCAGCTCGGTAAAGAGATTTTCTGGCAATCCTCACGATAGTAAAACTCTTGAAGAATCATTGGCACAGAGTGAGAGGGTAAGAAAATCCGTTGGCGGAACAAGACCTACGAAAGCCACTACAGACAGAGGATTTAAAGGAATCAAAGAAGTGGAAGGAACAGCAATTTTGCTTCCCGCAAAAAAAGAAAAAACAAAATATGGGCAACAAGTAGCCAGATTAAGATTCCGGGCAAGAGCAGCCATAGAACCTTGTATCTCTCATTTAAAAAGAAACCACTCCTTAGGATTAAACTTCCTGAAAGGAGTGGCTGGAGATATTAATAATGCATTATTAGCAGGGATTGGATACAATTTGAAGATGAGATTGAATCAAATCAAACAACAAATTCTTCTTTGGCTCGAACTTGTTCTCCGAATCTTTTTAGGCAAATATAATTTTCAAAGTCAAAAAACAGCTTTTTAA